The Chryseobacterium sp. 52 genome includes a region encoding these proteins:
- a CDS encoding helix-turn-helix transcriptional regulator — protein MVKKFLSCIFFFSLFFYSFSQQPSEESLKNIIFDIGFSTAGDREIKKLDSIIAICHQAGYSDCEVFGYLKIANIYNKNNDIKKAFYYTDLVEKKNLITAETDFEAVFYFHTIRSLLHQKLGKRVKALKLLDEVADQSKGNPYFEYLLDWQYAGIYNEMNEKAKAFKAYKNAYLKSKEYRKQQGKGLAKSINKISNSYKPTAYLAGMYMESGKMDSAKIYIEEVLNDSGKLNEKGLQYIASFYASKYYFKAEDLKKAQHYLWICKSIAIYHYKSENYQKAVIADLIKLYEKMGKKDSADYYSREMLTIQNINEKQNNVQKDILDKKQATEEARKKQERRTLIYLCAALLVGIVSVVLYFYNKNQKSKNLIHADIPAVQDNDLFEQVIILAKENNPEFLTRFNDYCPGFSEKLDTEHGLKSSEIRFCAYLYLNFSTKDIAEYTHTSVRTVQTKKYRLRKKFNIPNETDTYLWFSNLMK, from the coding sequence ATGGTCAAAAAATTCCTTTCGTGTATATTTTTCTTTTCGTTATTTTTTTATTCCTTTTCACAGCAACCCAGTGAAGAAAGTCTTAAAAATATCATTTTTGATATAGGATTTTCTACTGCCGGAGATCGTGAAATAAAAAAACTGGACAGTATTATCGCAATCTGTCACCAGGCAGGGTATTCAGACTGTGAAGTATTTGGATATCTTAAAATTGCCAATATATACAACAAGAATAATGATATCAAAAAAGCATTCTATTATACAGACCTTGTCGAGAAGAAAAACCTCATAACCGCTGAGACAGACTTTGAAGCTGTTTTTTACTTTCATACCATCCGTTCTCTTTTGCATCAAAAATTAGGAAAACGTGTCAAGGCACTTAAACTTCTGGATGAAGTAGCGGATCAGTCAAAAGGAAATCCTTATTTCGAATACCTGCTGGACTGGCAGTATGCAGGAATCTACAATGAAATGAATGAGAAAGCGAAAGCTTTTAAAGCCTATAAAAATGCTTATCTGAAATCAAAAGAGTACAGAAAGCAGCAGGGGAAGGGGCTGGCAAAAAGCATCAATAAGATAAGCAACAGCTACAAACCCACGGCCTATCTTGCAGGAATGTATATGGAATCCGGGAAAATGGATTCGGCAAAAATTTATATAGAAGAGGTGTTGAATGACAGTGGGAAACTGAACGAAAAAGGACTTCAGTACATTGCCTCTTTCTATGCTTCAAAATATTACTTTAAAGCGGAAGACTTAAAGAAAGCACAGCATTATTTATGGATCTGCAAAAGCATAGCCATCTATCACTACAAAAGTGAGAATTATCAAAAAGCGGTGATCGCAGACCTGATCAAGCTGTATGAGAAGATGGGGAAGAAGGACAGTGCAGATTATTATTCCAGGGAGATGCTGACGATACAAAACATTAATGAGAAACAGAATAATGTTCAAAAAGATATCCTTGATAAAAAACAGGCTACAGAAGAAGCCCGTAAAAAACAGGAAAGAAGAACTTTGATCTATCTGTGCGCGGCACTTCTGGTGGGTATAGTCTCTGTTGTTCTGTATTTTTATAATAAGAATCAAAAAAGCAAAAACCTTATCCATGCAGATATTCCTGCCGTACAGGATAACGATCTCTTTGAACAGGTCATTATCCTGGCTAAAGAAAATAATCCCGAATTTTTAACAAGGTTTAATGACTACTGCCCCGGATTCTCAGAAAAACTGGATACGGAGCATGGTCTTAAAAGCTCAGAAATAAGGTTCTGTGCTTATCTCTATCTTAATTTCTCTACCAAAGACATTGCAGAATACACCCATACTTCAG